From Bos indicus isolate NIAB-ARS_2022 breed Sahiwal x Tharparkar chromosome 4, NIAB-ARS_B.indTharparkar_mat_pri_1.0, whole genome shotgun sequence, the proteins below share one genomic window:
- the ARL4A gene encoding ADP-ribosylation factor-like protein 4A: MGNGLSDQTSILSSLPSFQSFHIVILGLDCAGKTTVLYRLQFNEFVNTVPTKGFNTEKIKVTLGNSKTVTFHFWDVGGQEKLRPLWKSYTRCTDGIVFVVDSVDVERMEEAKTELHKITRISENQGVPVLIVANKQDLRNSLSLSEIEKLLAMGELSSSTPWHLQPTCAIIGDGLKEGLEKLHDMIIKRRKMLRQQKKKR; encoded by the coding sequence ATGGGGAATGGACTGTCAGACCAGACTTCTATCCTGTCCAGCCTGCCTTCATTTCAGTCCTTCCACATTGTTATCCTGGGTTTGGACTGTGCAGGAAAGACAACCGTGTTATACAGGCTGCAGTTCAATGAATTTGTAAATACCGTGCCTACCAAAGGATTTAACACGGAAAAAATTAAGGTAACCTTGGGAAATTCTAAAACAGTCACTTTCCACTTCTGGGATGTAGGTGGTCAGGAGAAGTTAAGGCCACTGTGGAAGTCATACACCAGATGCACAGATGGCATTGTGTTTGTCGTGGACTCTGTTGATGTTGAAAGGATGGAAGAAGCTAAAACTGAACTTCATAAAATAACAAGGATATCAGAAAATCAAGGGGTCCCTGTGCTTATAGTTGCTAACAAACAAGACCTGAGGAACTCACTGTCTCTCTCAGAAATTGAGAAATTGTTAGCAATGGGTGAACTGAGCTCGTCAACTCCCTGGCATTTGCAGCCCACCTGTGCAATCATAGGCGATGGACTGAAGGAAGGACTTGAGAAACTACATGATATgataattaaaagaagaaaaatgttgcggcaacagaaaaagaaaagatga